The following coding sequences lie in one Rutidosis leptorrhynchoides isolate AG116_Rl617_1_P2 chromosome 4, CSIRO_AGI_Rlap_v1, whole genome shotgun sequence genomic window:
- the LOC139842636 gene encoding uncharacterized protein — protein sequence MPDNGKQIEDLQIAFKTSFVRNIGNGDNTSFWNDLWIGNNCLSSLFPRLFRLDARTNVTVKNVVAVPGINAAVPVINDAVIDHTAPTIQVQAADSEPSSAQTAAAHLIAATGFFTAVQEPVAAEGPSPEDVQRVAADRSYCWAWNRPPTGNHSEETIWNSLVPKKIELFAWRAFQKRIPVRMELDKRGIDLHSVRCPLCDDDLETVDHVLIFCKHAQEVWNRVFNWWKRGNFTLYSLREILRGHIDIWQAVLWSTAYFIWKNRNNKVFLDKSFNGPIALSEIQICSFDWISRRTKGCTLDWCVWLTNPDSYLH from the exons ATGCCCGATAATG GAAAACAAATTGAAGACCTACAGATTGCTTTCAAGACTTCATTCGTGAGAAACATTGGCAATGGTGACAACACTTCTTTTTGGAATGATCTTTGGATTGGGAATAATTGCTTGAGTTCCCTTTTCCCTAGGTTATTTCGATTGGATGCAAGAACAAATGTCACTGTAAAGAATGTTGTGGCTGTCCCAGGAATCAATGCTGCTGTCCCAGTAATCAATGATGCTGTCATCGACCATACTGCTCCTACAATTCAGGTTCAAGCTGCTGATTCTGAACCTTCTTCTGCCCAGACAGCTGCTGCCCATTTAATTGCTGCTACAGGATTTTTTACGGCTGTCCAGGAGCCTGTTGCAGCCGAAGGTCCTTCACCTGAAGATGTTCAAAGGGTTGCTGCTGATCGCTCTTACTGCTGGGCATGGAACCGCCCTCCAACCG GTAATCATTCAGAGGAAACAATTTGGAACTCGCTTGTACCCAAAAAAATAGAGTTGTTTGCTTGGCGTGCGTTTCAAAAAAGGATTCCAGTAAGGATGGAACTTGATAAGCGTGGTATTGATCTACATAGCGTTCGATGTCCTTTGTGTGATGATGATCTGGAAACGGTAGATCATGTTCTAATCTTCTGCAAGCATGCGCAAGAGGTTTGGAATAGAGTCTTCAATTGGTGGAAGCGGGGAAACTTTACTCTTTATAGTCTTCGCGAAATCCTTCGGGGACATATTGACATTTGGCAAGCGGTCCTTTGGTCCACTGCATACTTTATTTGGAAAAACCGCAACAACAAAGTTTTTCTTGATAAAAGTTTTAATGGGCCGATAGCTCTAAGTGAAATTCAGATATGTTCGTTCGATTGGATCTCAAGAAGAACAAAAGGTTGTACTTTAGATTGGTGTGTTTGGCTAACCAACCCGGATTCGTATCTTCATTAG
- the LOC139839650 gene encoding uncharacterized protein has product MDDSMDDSWTIRTSETDQKAIDQLYDVYPDLFTIVLHHGGYFRMGSEVVYTEGKIDYIDCFDIEKFCLGQLDSVMQELGYDPTRSVVYRFLKPNTNMDTGLNLLNDNEHRDYLLSCLEDGDVIYRQIDVYAEHEDMKGKRLWSEQINNDNLVVGGVHSDGSLVEGDNSEGSDSEDSDYIVDDENEILDVHVEMKDFNFNIDKNVEFMGNGCNSFEDDEVNIEGTELEVLNNDGFESYDSQSDEEGVRKKRIRNHKKEVEGSVQVGKTIFYLGQKFESKSEVRQAVRMHAIETRRKLVIVKNDKRRIRVKCEGLCINSKGGEIVSQSDLSKKTKCDVGPSKLRVKGGVVGKSKEKVTSQIKKAGESCSGKTNKWAKRELHIVCEWVLLVSKEKDSEEWEVRTYRHQHECQPARILKFCTYQFLSNRLVPQIQKNPKIPIKAVRSYLETETELIISEHKAYRAVRKATKMIQGDYKSQYAELRDYVCELKRGNVDTTVKFEVEPGTLKSETRVFKRIYICLGPLKKGFKAIGRDLLGLDGAFMKQPATGCILSAVGVDSNNGIYPVAYAIVEQECGSSWTWFLECLGQDLDLSTNSNFTFISDRQKGLIQAVTNVFPCAEHRHCLRHIHGNMKGDFRGVAYKNHLWRCASVTTVPEFEQAMQQLKEFDNEAFVWLAKIPAHQWARSHFTGRAVSDVLLSNMCECFNRWLVDARDKPIVTALEYIREYCMKRIVNVKKNISKTNGPLTPAATKLFDKIKSEAHQCTVLWGGDQRYQVSGKVNQYVVDMETRSCACRKWELTGIPCKHAIAVFYNMSENGLETGEPETWVHPVYLLDTWIKTYQYTIEPLNGRSLWPKAEGMFTLVSPKTISTPGRPKKKRRLSKNEVDVIGDSGKLSSKGKLKKCGTCGTYGHNKSTCTGEKKRSGNVDNKWTKKTVKVKLSSKKTMVVGKGKKKK; this is encoded by the exons ATGGATGATTCAATGGATGATTCATGGACTATTCGTACATCAGAAACTGATCAAAAGGCTATCGACCAATTATACG ATGTATACCCTGATTTGTTCACGATTGTGTTACATCATGGTGGATATTTTAGAATGGGTAGTGAAGTTGTGTACACAGAAGGTAAAATTGATTACATTGATTGTTTTGACATTGAAAAGTTTTGTTTAGGACAACTGGATTCAGTCATGCAAGAATTAGGTTATGATCCCACCAGGTCTGTGGTATATCGTTTTCTTAAACCCAATACAAACATGGATACTGGGTTAAATCTTTTAAATGATAATGAACATAGGGACTATTTGCTTAGTTGTCTAGAAGATGGTGATGTGATTTATAGGCAAATTGATGTGTATGCTGAACATGAGGATATGAAAGGGAAGAGGTTATGGTCAGaacaaattaataatgataacttaGTAGTTGGTGGTGTTCACAGTGATGGGAGCTTAGTAGAGGGTGATAACAGTGAAGGTAGTGACTCTGAGGATAGTGATTACATTGTTGATGATGAAAATGAGATTTTGGATGTTCATGTAGAGATGAAAGATTTTAATTTTAACATTGATAAGAATGTAGAGTTTATGGGAAATGGCTGTAACTCATTTGAAGATGATGAGGTCAATATTGAGGGTACAGAATTGGAAGTGTTGAACAATGATGGTTTTGAAAGCTATGATTCTCAAAGTGATGAAGAAGGGGTAAGGAAGAAGAGAATTCGTAATCATAAAAAGGAGGTTGAAGGTAGTGTTCAAGTGGGAAAAACTATCTTCTATCTTGGACAAAAGTTTGAAAGTAAATCAGAGGTTAGGCAAGCTGTGAGAATGCATGCTATTGAAACTAGGAGAAAGCTAGTTATTGTTAAGAATGACAAAAGAAGAATTAGGGTTAAATGTGAAGGGTTGTGTATAAATTCAAAAGGTGGTGAGATAGTTAGTCAAAGTGATTTGTCAAAGAAGACAAAATGTGATGTGGGGCCCAGTAAATTAAGAGTTAAAGGTGGTGTAGTTGGGAAGAGTAAAGAGAAAGTGACTAGTCAAATTAAAAAAGCAGGGGAATCTTGTAGTGGGAAGACTAACAAATGGGCAAAAAGGGAATTACACATTGTTTGTGAGTGGGTGTTGTTGGTATCCAAAGAAAAAGATAGTGAAGAATGGGAGGTTAGAACCTACAGACACCAACATGAATGTCAACCTGCAAGAATACTAAAATTCTGCACTTACCAATTTTTATCAAATCGGTTGGTACCTCAAATTCAAAAGAATCCAAAGATACCAATTAAAGCTGTCAGATCATATTTGGAAACAGAAACTGAATTAATCATCAGTGAGCATAAAGCATATCGTGCTGTGAGAAAGGCAACAAAGATGATTCAAGGGGATTATAAATCTCAGTATGCTGAGCTCAGAGATTATGTTTGTGAATTAAAGAGAGGTAATGTTGATACTACTGTTAAGTTTGAGGTTGAGCCAGGAACCCTAAAGTCTGAAACTAGGGTTTTCAAGAGAATTTACATTTGTTTGGGACCATTGAAGAAGGGTTTTAAAGCAATAGGTAGAGATCTACTTGGGTTGGATGGTGCTTTTATGAAACAACCTGCAACTGGTTGTATTTTGAGTGCTGTAGGGGTTGATTCAAACAATGGCATATATCCTGTAGCATATGCCATTGTTGAACAAGAGTGTGGTTCATCCTGGACTTGGTTCTTAGAGTGCTTGGGTCAAGATCTTGACTTGTCTACcaattctaactttacttttatcaGTGACAGGCAAAAG GGTTTAATACAAGCTGTTACAAATGTGTTTCCTTGTGCTGAGCATAGACATTGCCTTAGACATATTCATGGGAATATGAAAGGGGATTTCAGGGGTGTTGCTTATAAGAATCACTTGTGGAGATGTGCTAGTGTAACAACAGTTCCTGAGTTTGAGCAGGCTATGCAACAATTGAAGGAGTTTGATAATGAAGCTTTTGTTTGGTTAGCTAAAATTCCTGCCCATCAGTGGGCAAGGAGTCATTTTACAGGAAGGGCTGTATCAGATGTGTTGCTCAGTAACATGTGTGAGTGTTTCAACAGATGGTTAGTTGATGCACGTGACAAACCCATAGTTACAGCTTTAGAATACATCCGAGAGTATTGCATGAAGAGAATTGTTAATGTAAAGAAAAACATTTCCAAGACTAATGGCCCTTTAACACCTGCAGCCACCAAATTGTTTGACAAAATCAAATCTGAGGCTCACCAGTGTACTGTCTTATGGGGTGGAGATCAAAGGTACCAAGTGAGTGGAAAAGTTAATCAATATGTTGTGGATATGGAGACTAGATCATGTGCTTGTAGAAAGTGGGAACTAACAGGGATACCTTGTAAGCATGCAATTGCAGTGTTTTATAACATGAGTGAAAATGGTTTGGAAACTGGTGAACCAGAAACATGGGTTCATCCAGTGTATTTGTTAGATACATGGATCAAAACTTACCAATACACCATTGAGCCATTGAATGGGAGAAGCTTATGGCCAAAGGCAGAAGGCATGTTCACTCTGGTATCACCAAAGACTATTTCCACACCTGGTCGTCCAAAAAAGAAAAGAAGGTTGTCCAAAAATGAAGTTGATGTCATTGGTGATAGTGGTAAACTTAGCTCAAAAG GCAAGCTAAAGAAGTGTGGCACATGTGGTACTTATGGACACAATAAGAGTACTTGTACAGGTGAGAAGAAAAGAAGTGGGAATGTGGATAACAAGTGGACAAAAAAGACAGTGAAAGTTAAGCTATCTTCAAAGAAGACAATGGTAGTTGgaaaagggaagaagaagaagtga